The proteins below are encoded in one region of Salmo salar chromosome ssa02, Ssal_v3.1, whole genome shotgun sequence:
- the LOC106594439 gene encoding zinc finger protein 79, producing MDTLYTYRLLPPTYTNTKDPEYSYRLVKLELVDCWQTPDLNIIIKQEEEEEEDSFLQVKEEEEEEDISLQVKEEEEEEEEEEDISLHVKEEEEEEDISLQVKEEEEDHAFMVKVEEEEKDKALVVKEEEEEEEGGFAVKKEEEEEAIGGFLFSDGNCNQWPVSGKSPSVSEEPQQQPQQKQTQPKKQQKQTQQPHHSPLYCSDCGMSFVSPGILNAHRRIHQPRIIHTTTTGEPSHYCHDCGKTFDTARYLNKHRLVHTAERTHHCSQCDRSFLRLQHLKEHQRTHSGEKPHYCSVCGKGFTKVRLLRTHQRLHAVEGADVVGDGTGMKEDSGVVMSAMGRKRALRVLAGVDYYYCSECGKSFSSAAYLKVHQKAHTGDKPYQCAHCKKSFGTSWGLKVHRQNRSGEKPHQCADCGKRFSDLRSHKAHQSTHTGEKPYTCPVCGKGFAWHKSLQKHQATHSSSGGGIIEVHIE from the exons ATGGATACTCTCTACACTTATAGATTACTACCACCCACATATACCAACACGAAGGACCCTGAATACAGTTATAGACTAGTGAAGCTGGAACTGGTAGACTGCTGGCAAACCCCAGACCTGAACATCATCATCAaacaagaagaggaggaggaagaggatagcTTTCTACAAgttaaagaagaagaggaggaagaggatatcTCTCTGCAAgttaaagaagaagaagaagaagaggaggaggaagaggatatcTCTCTACATgttaaagaagaagaggaggaagaggatatcTCTCTACAAGttaaagaagaagaggaagatcaTGCTTTCATGGTCAaagtagaggaggaagagaaggacaaAGCTCTTGTAgttaaagaagaagaagaagaagaggagggtggTTTTGCGGTCaaaaaagaagaagaggaagaagctaTAGGGGGTTTTCTTTTTTCTG ACGGAAACTGCAACCAGTGGCCTGTCAGTGGGAAGAGTCCCTCCGTATCAGAAGAAcctcaacaacaaccacaacaaaaaCAGACACAACCAAAGAAACAGCAAAAACAGACCCAGCAACCCCACCACTCCCCTCTGTACTGCTCCGACTGTGGGATGAGTTTTGTCAGCCCTGGGATACTGAACGCGCACCGCAGAATCCACCAGCCCAGAATaatccacaccaccaccaccggtgagccgtctcactactgccatgACTGCGGCAAGACCTTCGACACCGCCCGCTACCTCAACAAGCACCGCTTGGTTCACACAGCAGAGAGGAcgcaccactgctcccagtgtgaccGGAGCTTCCTGAGACTCCAGCACCTCAAAGAACACCAGAGAACCCACAGCGGAGAGAAGCCTCACTACTGCTCCGTGTGTGGGAAGGGCTTCACCAAGGTCCGACTGCTCCGGACACACCAACGGCTGCATGCCGTGGAGGGGGCTGACGTGGTCGGGGATGGGACAGGGATGAAGGAGGATAGCGGGGTGGTGATGTCAGCGATGGGGCGGAAGAGAGCTCTGAGAGTTCTGGCCGGAGtggactactactactgctctgagtgtgggaagagcttctcCAGTGCGGCCTATCTTAAG GTGCATCAGAAGGCTCACACAGGAGACAAACCATACCAGTGTGCTCACTGTAAGAAGTCATTCGGCACGTCATGGGGTTTAAAGGTTCACCGGCAGAATCGCTCTGGGGAGAAGCCCCACCAGTGCGCCGACTGTGGGAAGAGGTTCTCGGACCTGCGCAGCCACAAGGCCCACCAGAGCacccacactggagagaaaccataCACATGCCCTGTCTGTGGAAAAGGCTTTGCCTGGCACAAGAGCCTACAGAAACACCAGGCCACACACAGCAGCAGTGGTGGTGGAATCATAGAAGTACATATAGAATAA
- the LOC106594449 gene encoding bifunctional apoptosis regulator isoform X2 — MIQQMEGGAAAAPVPNPLSDLSSPLTPPVTSDPPPSPYPRPSASPFISEDQFGCHCCYDVLVNPTTLNCGHSFCRHCLALWWESSRKTECPECREKWEGFPKVNILLRDAVERLFSEVVGRRRAEIQGNPKVSQSLLAFQRYGDQAARGIPKTSPGRGAGGFFSGVLTALTCVAVMFLVYHWSSGDGVHDLLVSKPVSKWTPEEVLFWLEHVGAWTSLYKEPFLQENVNGRLLLMLGDEELTRAPYNIDNQAHRRAVLAELERIKELGVKPPQNLWEYKAVNAGKSLFLLYALKSSPRLTILYLYLFDYSETFLPFLHTCCPALSRTSEPMEDSLPLNHQAHPSWRQWAEFLVKYLLLPYQLIAEFAWDWLSVHYWTSRFIIVNAMLLSVLEGCVLWRFYNRAEIRSLPQKMWGHLWRMSSQGFAFALFWPVIPQFVCNCLFYWALYFNPIINIDLVVQQLMHPDTQGP; from the exons ATGATCCAGCAGATGGAGGGGGGTGCTGCTGCTGCCCCcgtccccaaccctctctccgatctctcctcccccctaacccctcctgtgacctctgacccccctccctctccgtaCCCCCGGCCCTCTGCCAGCCCCTTCATCAGCGAGGACCAGTTTGGGTGCCACTGTTGCTACGACGTCCTGGTCAACCCGACAACGCTGAACTGTGGTCACAGCTTCTGCCGCCACTGCCTGGCTCTCTGGTGGGAGTCTAGTAGGAAGACTGAGTGTCCTGAGTGCAGGGAGAAGTGGGAGGGCTTCCCCAAAGTCAACATCCTGCTGAG agATGCAGTAGAGCGGTTGTTCTCAGAGGTGGTGGGTAGGAGGAGAGCAGAGATCCAGGGGAACCCCAAGGTCTCCCAGAGCCTGCTGGCCTTTCAGAG GTATGGTGATCAGGCAGCCAGAGGAATCCCCAAGACCAGTCCTGGTAGAGGAGCAGGAGGGTTCTTCTCTGGAGTCCTCACTGCACTCACCTGTGTcgcg GTGATGTTTCTGGTGTACCACTGGTCCAGTGGAGATGGGGTCCATGACCTCTTGGTCAGTAAACCTGTGTCAAAATGGACGCCGGAGGAAGTTCTGTTCTGGTTGGAACACGTTGGGGCTTGGACCTCTCTCTATAAAGAACCCTTCCTACAGGAGAACGTTAACGGACG GTTATTGTTGATGCTCGGTGATGAGGAGCTGACCAGAGCTCCCTATAACATAGACAACCAGGCCCACAGGAGAGCGGTGCTGGCTGAGCTGGAGAGGATCAAGGAACTGGGGGTCAAGCCACCTCAGAACCTCTGGGAGTACAAG gctgtgaatgCAGGTAAATCTCTGTTCCTGCTCTATGCTTTGAAGAGTTCTCCTCGCCTCAccatcctctacctctacctcttcgACTACTCCGAAACCTTCCTCCCCTTCCTGCACACCTGCTGCCCCGCCCTCTCACGCACCAGCGAGCCAATGGAGGACAGCCTCCCCCTCAACCACCAG gcgcACCCCAGCTGGCGCCAGTGGGCGGAGTTCCTAGTTAAGTACCTCCTCCTTCCGTACCAGCTGATCGCTGAGTTTGCCTGGGATTGGCTGTCGGTTCACTACTGGACGTCACGGTTCATCATCGTCAACGCCATGCTACTGTCTGTCCTGGAGGGCTGTGTTCTGTGGAGGTTCTATAACCGAGCTGAGATCAG gagTCTCCCTCAGAAGATGTGGGGTCACTTGTGGAGGATGTCCTCCCAGGGTTTTGCCTTCGCCCTGTTCTGGCCGGTGATCCCTCAGTTTGTGTGTAACTGTCTGTTCTACTGGGCTCTGTATTTCAACCCCATCATCAACATAGACCTGGTGGTGCAGCAGCTAATGCATCCTGACACACAAGGGCCGTGA
- the LOC106594449 gene encoding bifunctional apoptosis regulator isoform X1: MIQQMEGGAAAAPVPNPLSDLSSPLTPPVTSDPPPSPYPRPSASPFISEDQFGCHCCYDVLVNPTTLNCGHSFCRHCLALWWESSRKTECPECREKWEGFPKVNILLRDAVERLFSEVVGRRRAEIQGNPKVSQSLLAFQRYGDQAARGIPKTSPGRGAGGFFSGVLTALTCVAVMFLVYHWSSGDGVHDLLVSKPVSKWTPEEVLFWLEHVGAWTSLYKEPFLQENVNGRLLLMLGDEELTRAPYNIDNQAHRRAVLAELERIKELGVKPPQNLWEYKAVNAGKSLFLLYALKSSPRLTILYLYLFDYSETFLPFLHTCCPALSRTSEPMEDSLPLNHQYISPPPQAHPSWRQWAEFLVKYLLLPYQLIAEFAWDWLSVHYWTSRFIIVNAMLLSVLEGCVLWRFYNRAEIRSLPQKMWGHLWRMSSQGFAFALFWPVIPQFVCNCLFYWALYFNPIINIDLVVQQLMHPDTQGP, from the exons ATGATCCAGCAGATGGAGGGGGGTGCTGCTGCTGCCCCcgtccccaaccctctctccgatctctcctcccccctaacccctcctgtgacctctgacccccctccctctccgtaCCCCCGGCCCTCTGCCAGCCCCTTCATCAGCGAGGACCAGTTTGGGTGCCACTGTTGCTACGACGTCCTGGTCAACCCGACAACGCTGAACTGTGGTCACAGCTTCTGCCGCCACTGCCTGGCTCTCTGGTGGGAGTCTAGTAGGAAGACTGAGTGTCCTGAGTGCAGGGAGAAGTGGGAGGGCTTCCCCAAAGTCAACATCCTGCTGAG agATGCAGTAGAGCGGTTGTTCTCAGAGGTGGTGGGTAGGAGGAGAGCAGAGATCCAGGGGAACCCCAAGGTCTCCCAGAGCCTGCTGGCCTTTCAGAG GTATGGTGATCAGGCAGCCAGAGGAATCCCCAAGACCAGTCCTGGTAGAGGAGCAGGAGGGTTCTTCTCTGGAGTCCTCACTGCACTCACCTGTGTcgcg GTGATGTTTCTGGTGTACCACTGGTCCAGTGGAGATGGGGTCCATGACCTCTTGGTCAGTAAACCTGTGTCAAAATGGACGCCGGAGGAAGTTCTGTTCTGGTTGGAACACGTTGGGGCTTGGACCTCTCTCTATAAAGAACCCTTCCTACAGGAGAACGTTAACGGACG GTTATTGTTGATGCTCGGTGATGAGGAGCTGACCAGAGCTCCCTATAACATAGACAACCAGGCCCACAGGAGAGCGGTGCTGGCTGAGCTGGAGAGGATCAAGGAACTGGGGGTCAAGCCACCTCAGAACCTCTGGGAGTACAAG gctgtgaatgCAGGTAAATCTCTGTTCCTGCTCTATGCTTTGAAGAGTTCTCCTCGCCTCAccatcctctacctctacctcttcgACTACTCCGAAACCTTCCTCCCCTTCCTGCACACCTGCTGCCCCGCCCTCTCACGCACCAGCGAGCCAATGGAGGACAGCCTCCCCCTCAACCACCAG tatatctccccccccccccaggcgcACCCCAGCTGGCGCCAGTGGGCGGAGTTCCTAGTTAAGTACCTCCTCCTTCCGTACCAGCTGATCGCTGAGTTTGCCTGGGATTGGCTGTCGGTTCACTACTGGACGTCACGGTTCATCATCGTCAACGCCATGCTACTGTCTGTCCTGGAGGGCTGTGTTCTGTGGAGGTTCTATAACCGAGCTGAGATCAG gagTCTCCCTCAGAAGATGTGGGGTCACTTGTGGAGGATGTCCTCCCAGGGTTTTGCCTTCGCCCTGTTCTGGCCGGTGATCCCTCAGTTTGTGTGTAACTGTCTGTTCTACTGGGCTCTGTATTTCAACCCCATCATCAACATAGACCTGGTGGTGCAGCAGCTAATGCATCCTGACACACAAGGGCCGTGA
- the LOC123731543 gene encoding uncharacterized protein → MRVIHIEGKRLCVCLLWWSVVITVEGIDMILLWWSVVITVERIDMILLWWSVVITVERLDMILLWWSVVITVEGIDMILLWWSVVITVERIDMILLWWSVVITVERIDMILLWWSVVITVEGIDMILLWWSVVITVEGIDMILLWGSVVITVERLDMILLWGSVVITVERLDMILLWGSVVITVERIDMILLWGSVVITVERIDMILLWWSVVITVERLDMILLWWSVVITVERLDMILLWWSVVITVERIDMILLWWSVVITVERIDMILLWWSVVITVERLDMILLWWSVVITVERLDMILLWWSVVITVEGMDMILLWWSVVITVERLDMILLWWSVVITVERIDMILLWWSVVTVERIDMILLWGSVVITVEGIDMILLWWSVVITVERIDMILLWWSVVITVERLDMILLWWSVVITVERIDMILLWWSVVITVITLFLESYYPVGFHSNPSCN, encoded by the exons atgagGGTAATTCATATTGAAGGTAAGAggttgtgtgtttgtctgttatg GTGGTCAGTAGTAATAACTGTAGAGGGGATTGATATGATTCTGTTATGGTGGTCAGTAGTAATAACTGTAGAGAGGATTGATATGATTCTGTTATGGTGGTCAGTAGTAATAACTGTAGAGAGGCTGGATATGATTCTGTTATGGTGGTCAGTGGTAATAACTGTAGAGGGGATTGATATGATTCTGTTATGGTGGTCAGTAGTAATAACTGTAGAGAGGATTGATATGATTCTGTTATGGTGGTCAGTGGTAATAACTGTAGAGAGGATTGATATGATTCTGTTATGGTGGTCAGTGGTAATAACTGTAGAGGGGATTGATATGATTCTGTTATGGTGGTCAGTGGTAATAACTGTAGAGGGGATTGATATGATTCTGTTATGGGGGTCAGTGGTAATAACTGTAGAGAGGCTGGATATGATTCTGTTATGGGGGTCAGTGGTAATAACTGTAGAGAGGCTGGATATGATTCTGTTATGGGGGTCAGTGGTAATAACTGTAGAGAGGATTGATATGATTCTGTTATGGGGGTCAGTGGTAATAACTGTAGAGAGGATTGATATGATTCTGTTATGGTGGTCAGTGGTAATAACTGTAGAGAGGCTGGATATGATTCTGTTATGGTGGTCAGTGGTAATAACTGTAGAGAGGCTGGATATGATTCTGTTATGGTGGTCAGTGGTAATAACTGTAGAGAGGATTGATATGATTCTGTTATGGTGGTCAGTGGTAATAACTGTAGAGAGGATTGATATGATTCTGTTATGGTGGTCAGTGGTAATAACTGTAGAGAGGCTTGATATGATTCTGTTATGGTGGTCAGTGGTAATAACTGTAGAGAGGCTTGATATGATTCTGTTATGGTGGTCAGTGGTAATAACTGTAGAGGGGATGGATATGATTCTGTTATGGTGGTCAGTGGTAATAACTGTAGAGAGGCTGGATATGATTCTGTTATGGTGGTCAGTGGTAATAACTGTAGAGAGGATTGATATGATTCTGTTATGGTGGTCAGTGGTAACTGTAGAGAGGATTGATATGATTCTGTTATGGGGGTCAGTGGTAATAACTGTAGAGGGGATTGATATGATTCTGTTATGGTGGTCAGTGGTAATAACTGTAGAGAGGATTGATATGATTCTGTTATGGTGGTCAGTGGTAATAACTGTAGAGAGGCTGGATATGATTCTGTTATGGTGGTCAGTGGTAATAACTGTAGAGAGGATTGATATGATTCTGTTATGGTGGTCAGTGGTAATAACTGtaataaccctgttcctggaaagctactatccagtaggttttcactccaaccccagttgcaACTAA
- the LOC106593742 gene encoding phospholipase A2, which translates to MEMSALYFALLLLSEHVIDGITRSYEGTELATTPTVTSPLPERWRRRDKRGLLDLAGVVKCSTGRSAVAYIMYGCYCGLGGQGWPRDKADWCCHKHDCCYGKAEDLGCQTKTDKYQWTCENKMSNCESLKDRCDKILCRCDREAARCLRRAPFIPKYSVWPDFMCGYEQPTCPRH; encoded by the exons ATGGAGATGTCTGCTTTATACTTCGCTTTGCTGCTGTTATCGG AGCATGTTATCGACGGGATAACCAGATCTTATGAAGGGACTGAGTTAGCGACAACACCGACCGTCACCTCACCGTTACCAGAGCGGTGGCGGCGGCGGGACAAGCGCGGCTTGTTGGACTTGGCGGGCGTCGTTAAATGCAGCACTGGGAGGTCGGCGGTGGCTTACATCATGTATGGATGTTACTGCGGGCTGGGAGGCCAGGGATGGCCCCGAGACAAGGCTGACTG GTGCTGTCACAAGCATGACTGTTGCTATGGGAAGGCTGAGGATCTGGGTTGTCAGACCAAGACAGACAAGTACCAGTGGACCTGTGAGAACAAGATGTCAAACTGCG AGTCTCTCAAGGACAGGTGTGACAAGATTCTGTGCAGGTGTGACCGGGAGGCGGCCAGGTGTCTGAGGAGAGCTCCCTTCATCCCTAAATACTCTGTCTGGCCTGACTTCATGTGTGGATACGAACAGCCCACCTGTCCCCGTCACTGA